ttcttccaggaccaggactccacttaccgctatctatGATACCGCCAAGTACAGGTATAGTTGTTCGTCTATCTTTAGTGTATGAAGCAGCGGTGGGCTCGATAGATACCGCTTAAGTTCCTCTGAGGCCCGTTGACACTCCAGGGTCCACAaaaagttgttcttcttctttagtaGCAAGAAGAATCGGTGACTCTAATCTAAGGATCTCGAGATAAATTTCCCCAGGGTGGCTATTCGTCCGGTTAATCTTTGCACGGCCTTCACGTTGTCCACAACCGTGATatcttcgatggctttgattttgtcggggttgatctcgattcctcaGTTGATACCATGAACCTGAGGAATTTACCTGATCCGACTCCGAATGTACATTTCTccgggttcagcttcatattgtacttcttcaaaatgctgaaggtttcctgcaaatattttaaatggtcctcttctcacagggacttaaccaacatatcgtcaatgtaaacctccatcaattttcctatttgttcctcAAACATCCGGTTTACTAGGTGTTGATAAGTGGCACCAACATTTTTTAATCCGAATGGCATCATGTTATAACAGTGCGTGTCGTACTTAGTGATGAAAAGGCTTTTTCCTGATCATCCAGGTCCATCCGTATtaggttgtacccggaataggcttcgagaaaactgaggatctcatggtcggccgtagcatcgatcatgcgatcgatgttgggcagAGGGAAGGAGTCcttagggcatgctttgttcaaatccttataatctacacacattcttagttTGTTCCCCTTTTTAAGGACTACCACTATGTTTGCTAACCAATTCATGTATTTaacctcccgaatggaccctatttaagaagtttagatacctcgtccttgatgaaagcaTGTTTGACCTCGGACTGGGGCCTCCTCTTCTACTTTACAGGATGGAATTTTGGGTCCAGGCTTAGCTTGTGAGTGGTTATCTTCGGTGGGATCCTTTTCatatcaagatgggaccaagcgaaacaatctatgttagctataagaaattgaatgagttttttcctgagctcgggagttaaccccaTGCCCAAGTATATCTTCCAATCGGGTAAATGCTCGATTAATATAACATGTTCTAGCTCTTCGACCGTTGATTTAGTAGTGTCGGAGACATCAGGGACTGTAAAAGATCGAAGGACCCCGTAATCATTATCTTCGTCAGTTCCCTTTTATCTGGTTGGGTCGTGACCGGTAtcagtgattgctatttggcctcTTGCTTTGCACCCAAACTTGGTTCCTTTGACATTGCGAGTGTTGATATCAGAATCACTTCGACTGCAAACATCTCTTTTACGCCCGGTTGTTCTCTGTAGATTGTCTTAATCCCTCCCGACGTTGGGAATTTTAACACTTGGTGAAGAGCCGAGGGCATTACCCTCATGTTGTGGGTCCTTGACCTCCCGAACagggcattgtatctcatgtctccttgGATCACATAAAACTTGGCCTCCTGGATGGTCCCGACAGTATTGACTGGTAATGTTATCTCCCCCTTTGTGGTctcacatgccatgttgaatccgggCTGTTCTACGACTCTCGACcggatgatgttggccgagctacctggatcaattaacacacgcttaactcgagatttatttatgagtacaaATATTACTAGTGCATCTTTGTGAGGTTGCACGATCCTTTCTACGTCCTCGTCATTAAAGAACAAGGTCCCTTCTGGTATATAATCTCGAGTTCGTTTTTCCCTCGTGATGGACACTTTTATGCGCTTCATCATCGGCCCTTGAGGGACATCAACCCCTCTGATGATAATGTTAATAAAAGTTGATCATCTTTGACTCTGATTTTTTTATTGATATAGGTTAAGCACATCGGCCCAAGTAACAGCTGGATACTTTATCAAATTCTACTTCAACTTCTGTAAAGCCACCAAGCTTCGAACATTGAGTccttgggtgaaagcttgaaTGACCCAATCATCAGTGACCGGTAGCAGGtccatccattccatttgaaatcgggacacgaactctctgagcatttcattatcTTCTGCTTTACTTTGAAAAGGTTCAACTtcctggtctcgaccttgatagTCCCGGCGTGTGCCTTCACGAAAGAGTTTGCAAGCATAGCAAAtaagtcaatagaattaggtggAAATTGTGATACCATATTATAGCTCCCTTTGACAGGGTCTCCCCGAATTTCTTTAGCAAGACAGATTCGATCTCGTCTGAAATgtcccaaaccgatgggctgcgacgggcacccgataccttactcaaccgagtaccaacataacgtatcttttcatgtcatactatcatagataactgaggcgGAAGGCTgctgtgagataagtagaatacaatatgtgataccaacttatacataagatatACGGGCCTATgaggccaaaataaccactcgtacactaaacatatgccgacaaggccatacaatactTTActtacatgacatctgtctacaagcctctaagaatacataatttttataaaggtcgggacagagtcccgccataccaaacaatatacatctaaatcatactaatcaaacaagcaactccgaagcaaatggagcgcaccaacatcttttgttgagatgatagcctacttggagggcactcgaactgtctatcgggaccttcgggcatgaaacacaacgtccccaggcaaaaaggacgtcaatacaaataatgtaccgagtatgtaaggaatgaaaatcagtaaataataggcataagagaaacatggagtaaaagactcgacatgcaCTTTTGCATAACTCTATGaattatttcatttttgtaatatcatgcatatgtgtataaatgtcataccatgcatgggtgtatgcgttcataacatcatcaagcctctgagggcatcccatcatatcatttcagccactgttggcaaatcatcaacgtataccagctgatcaggtggtggagcgtatataatgccataaccttttctatatcctatatacatgtatatatatatatacacacacacacacacatacatatatatatatatatatatatatatatatatatatatatatatatatatatgtgtgtgtgtatgtgtgtatgtgtgtgtatataacgccatctggtcatgggtcaatgtgcatatgtaaatgcatgaaatgcatgtgaaaatatgttaataaaatctctcagtacgtcataagaccattatgactctaactaatatcatgaaataaattttaccaacttatgtatttttgaaactcatgaacagatgatagaataatatgacactaAGGGAATTAAGAACATCGacatctctaatatttctatgaatagagtcatttatgaaatttgtgtaTTTTCTCGTTTTGTTCGTGTCATATAGATCatgtcaaaaagaaagaagggatagccttaacatacctgagtcgattctcttgagaaTCCTCTAACATACGTCAATTGCAACAAATCACATAACGACGGATCAAAGTAGGAaagaatccgtatgatattctttgagaaagattgcaacgtactcctttagaatcgcaaaacCCCGTTGCTATAACATCATGTAGTCTCGTACGACCTTTGGCAGCAAAGTCGCGTTGATAATATTTGAATAAGTTGCTGAAGCCCCCTTCTTCATTTTAGAGATTCTAAAATGAATTTGAAAGGCTTTCTTAATCTTTAGGAGTGGCCCCACATTTTGGCTTAGTTGTCCATCCAATTCTCTAAGAATGACACCTTGAATAATTATATAAGAGTCATATGTTGGGGGTGTTGTGGGCTGCCACATTTTTTTGGTTAATTCTTATCCAATAGTGCCCCAATTAATTGCTTAATTAATTTGCTAATTCCCTATTAatcaataattacccaattatctatataattaggaattatctcaatttacttaaaatagTACTCACTTTTAgtacactttatacatcttactatcatggctatgtggtaccttgtatggtactagtccataaatatcgggtattatagctcggaccgtattttatcccaaattgacaaactttaacgaaactcgttttcttcaatttgcttgcactctcatcttcacgaatttactcattccttgtttgaaatagcataatacttataattccaaaataatctcatttccgagcttacgtcgattaacttacgacgaaacatcAACGTACAAAAAAATGCGGGACATAATATCTCACTTCTGAGAACATATGCATAACTTGACAAGATGTTCTTCTGGGTATCTATAGATATACTGAAGTTcttgctcggtactttgtcgaacttacgactattgctatatcttgtttcatagaccTAGTTATTCATCCGCATGAttttactgcatctaggtaggtcatactatgcCATAACttttacttcgatttatcgttgctgaggtctgctaccaaattctAGCTTACTCTTGTttcttatcccatatgtataaatctaagtcctccaatgctcattactgttcatcttaagaatgacgacctaatcttAGCTCacactttgtgacttttgtccatccattatgatttgcctcaatattgatctacaatatatcactgataacttgaaacttcttacgtaataccttTCCACTAGGGCTTACATTGCATCGagaaatatttgaagtgatttccatcaTCGTATTTTATAgtatctcaatgtgattcaccttgtgtgggtattttagtcccttacaattcatgaaatcctcttcaagtcattactcaatcgaaggcccaaacgtcatcctttatctgtcataATTATGCCTTTATTCCAATACCAGGATAGCATTCCATCCCTTGTAAGctctactagtcttagactcttttgagttcattctggctttactgagccttctataacttagaggatccatcagctctcttattttcatgaGCTTAATCCCAAGAACTTATCAATTCTTGTCATCTTTTCACTTACCTTTTCTTAcccttactcctgtcttcctaaaacattgttcactctaccatactttagcttgcggcCTACAAATATCTATTCATACTTGTtcacaaccttccttcaacttgcttgcaccatagatttccttatgtcattctggaacatcaagctagacatcacatcgtctctaactcttctttactatCTTAATTAGCCTCCTCAATACGGCTATGAGATATGCCACTGACGCCGCCGCTATCATTCCTAGATATtgaatccccgcgcttctagccttctatccgaagtatggactattcacaaccttcttcACTTAAGTATTGCGTACGTTGTTCaactttaccttacttaccttaaaatcttgcatcacatCTTGTATCCCTTTCATGACCTTCCTCCCACATTgattcacatccataacttgaagttttattataatacttgcacctctagtgtATACATAATccggtgagagcttcatactgacttcttatgaggctggtactctttaGTCGGCTTCATCGTAGAGTCATTATAAAATATAGCTACTGTATTATCTCTCGTATACCTCTCTATTTAAGAGTGATCTTAaggtctataattctcttggtccACTTTTGTTTTACTTagtcgatgtaactctttagtttcctattTTTTCTGATCATCcattatgtaggcttaagctatcttccgatctgcggctcctggtattagttattactttagcctttcataggcgcTGAGGGATattcatgatacaatcctttaataatttgatccttcgtctatgacctgggctcaattctttcttttaacgtataccagaatcttcaaCGGTTGTATATACTGcaggtataaaactccaaactcttaagtgcgttcataacgtcacCAATCAAATagttcctttcgttccttcttagctttctttaattgcaagcaattgcttttcctggtcgttctgccacttgttgcatgaatacttggatTATCTTAGTTACCCACGCACCGGACGTTTCGTGCAACTCacatgatctcgaatattacttttgacgTTACTTCcaattcattagccacggtagatGCCACTTTCTTTTGGCGTGCATACAATTTTGTAGTGGGACTGTTGTTACAAAAcaatttcctctttaggtcactgtactttggttgaagccttcttctctatttcctcagctagtctttcatcgTAGTACTTAGAGaggaccttctggctcttgtaaggTTACCAGCTTGTTATATTTCTTAcccgatagaatttttgatgttcgtacttacctataattatccttcgttacttacctccacactcatgtgcttgtatggttgcttctaaaCTGAAGTTTTGGCTGTCTTTCCAGTGGGactctcttttattttcgtaatactcatacggtacctttaactatcccAACTCCCatctgaatatatctcaagtattgtCATAACTGTGAGGCtgtatattgggttttactatgtttgtcttgcatgatctgctgatttgtctatatcctcttgtctagccataactaggctcttcctaaatcaactaccaACTACTCgctggcccattctcatatcaatattccacgAGATTTTTCTTGGGTTGTTTCCTTTGTCTTATCTTATGTCTCATGCTAGCTccttatcaataacatctcgggcaggaacccttacttcttttCCTTGACAtcatgtttgcataatgttccGGAATCGTAGCATATCAGTAGGATTTGAGTAAGTGCAATCTtattcctttctcatttttatcgcattcttccttgaccattccatagttactgaaccatttaattctgacttaatgccacatacctccatattccccctttaggagAGTGCTAAGATTTAGCGCTTCGATGATTTacgtatagatgttttacctcattggcatcttttcacatcatcgatgactcttacccgccttgcggtaatccttctgcactaatgataacaaaattccttactcgcaatgccacacttaatgtaactggcaCGTTAGTCGCTTaatcttaactttgctcacattgcttgctttagggaagcgtcttcctgaatgatcattctctaaatttctcatgaatcttcttctgttgtccattctattatcgccagaacgcaaatctgaaattctcatgatgctgaccgttatcaaatcactcagtccccaattcatgtttagtttatcttgttcaccagcccatactaatttctattatttttgtggtctaacttttccttctggtaatcacgttagagtcacgaacttattccttgaaatgactttatggcctatactcttgtGTTGTCCTAAGGtctgtcacctctcgtctcttccttcacttgactaaaGATTCTGTAATACTTGCATCTTTTGATCTACCggtgtcatccatgtatcatatcttactcataatactttattaactcttttcttatttcccgctaacatttatgcctatcactttattctgaaaatttgaacaagacattcttttgctttgagCTCCCCTTTGCTCCCTCCAGTGGCTATTCGGGTTGCTTAACATTCTCGCTCTACTAGgaacgcgagccacactaaggtaatatttatcctttcaagGCTTCCAGGTTCTATCTTCATAGTCCTCATATTTAGCTATACTATTTTAGAGTACGCCATCCGGGTGTcttacaaggagatctattagcacatttgcaatatccttcaaaaatgtcaactaacgcaaacaatcaATTCAtcattttgggtcactctaacccagccggatcctgatatcccatccttttcttaatctacacctgttagcccccaaTAGATGCGTggggccaattatacatacctctgttgcTGTTGAAAGTAACtcacaatgcttatatttttttGTCAAAActgtaatactgataatcttcattaactgggtgcctcgtacccttctttaccttgcttcttttacaTGTTGAAACTTGTGTCTCCCtccttattcctttttaccgtaagagtgatAGGCATTCTTtccttagggatccttatcaagaagcttacacatcttagtatacacaCGATTTGCTGAATACCttatatttatccatcataagcatgatgcaaaaattgagttcATCTAATTCAACTCTTCCACatctatatctcttaccaaccatctttctagatgtaggcatcgtcgtattatgaataagatcgagtttaggaaattgagttcttacaactgagctctaccacacgatctagagtaggaagaaagagtgacagttctaaatgtcatgtagcctcctgcttataagtgtggtgcacgacacacccataaacaagactctactagacacgacttgtagactccctaggacagaactgctctgataccacttttgtcatgacccaaaccgatgggccgcgacgggcacccggtaccttactcaaccgagtaccaacataacgtatcttttcatgtcatactatcatagataactgaggcgGAAGGATGTTGTGACATAAGTAGAATAagacatgtgataccaacttatacataagacatacgggcctatgagaccaaaataatcactcgtacactaaacataggccgacaaggccatacaatattttacgtacatgacttctgtctacaagcctctaagaatacataatttttataaagttcggaacagagtcccaccataccaaacaatatacatctaaatcatactaaccaaacaagcaactccgaagcaaattgagcgcaccaacatcttctgttgagctgatagcctacttggagggctctcgatctatctatcgggacctgcaggcatgaaacgcagcgtccccaggcaaaagggatgtcagtacaaataatgtaccgagtatgtaagaaatgaaaatcagtaaataatagacatgagagaaacatggagtaaaagactcgacatgcaCTTTTGCATAGCTCTATGaatcatttcatttttataatgtcatgcatatgtgtataaatatcataccatgcatgggtgtatgcgttcataacatcatcaagcctctgagggcatcccatcatatcatttcagccactgtgggcaaatcatcaatgtataccagctgatcagatggtggtgcgtatataacgccataacctttcctatatcccatatatatatatatgcatatataatgtcatctggtcatgggtcaatgtgcatatgTAAATGCAtgtgaaaatatgttaataaaatctctcagtacgtcataagaccattatgcctctgactaatatcatgaaataaattttaccaacttacgtatttttgatacccatgaacagatgatagaataatatgacatatAGGGAATTAAGAACATcgacatctctagtatttctatgaatagagtcatttatggaatatttgtattttctcgtttcgttcgtgtcgtatagatcatgtcaaaaagaaagaagggatatccttaacatacctgagtcgattctcttaacAATCCTCTAACATACGTAAATTGCGACAAATCACATAACGACGGATCAAAGTAGGAaagaatccgtatgatattctttgagaaagattgtaccgtactcccttagaatcacaaAACCCCGTTGCTATAACATCATATAGTCTCATATGTCCTTTGGCAGCAAAGTCACGTTGATAATATTTGAATAAGTTGCTGAAGCTCCCTTCTTCATTTTAGAGATTCTAAAATGAATTTGAAAGGCTTTCTTAATCTTTAGGAGTGGGCCCCACATTTTGGCTTAGTTGTCCATCCAATTCTCTAAGAATGACACCTTGAATAACTATATAAGAGTCATATGTTGGGGGTGTTGTTGGCTGCCACGTTTTTGTGGTTAATTCTTATCCAATAGTGCCCTAATTAGTTGcttaattaatttgttaattcCCCATTAatcaataattacccaattatccacaaATTAGGAATTATCTTAATTTACTTAAACTACTACTTACTTTTagtacactttatacaccttactatcatggtcatgtggtaccttgtacgatactagtctataaataccaggtattatacctcagaccgtattttatcccaaattgacaaacttcgacgaaactcattttcttcgatttgcttgccctctcatcttcacgaatttacttattccttatttgaaatagcataatacttataattccaaaataatctcattcccgagcttacgtcgattaacttacgacaaaacaTCAACGTACAAAAAAAATGCGGGACATAACATCTCACTTCtgagctctcattaatttatttatggcgtattttcacgtacgaaaatatggggtgtaacatcatcatCCTCTAAGTCGTTCCCTTGATGGCGCATGTGTAGGAGGTAACATGCTCGTTTGGGTCGGTCGTTCCATTGTACTTAGGAATTTCAGATATGCGGAACTTCTTAGGGATCGGCTTGGGAGCCGCACTAGGGGGAAAAGGTTTCTGTACGAATTTCTTGGAGTCCAGGCCTTTCAATTTCGGCGGTGTTCCTcggatttgatcgaccctagaattgCAGGTTTCCATCTTCTTATCATTTGCCTCGATCTTCTTCTCTCCCGACTCTATCTATTTTGTCAGTTCCTCAAGCATCTTCATGATTACTGGGTTGGTCCCCGACTCCTTCTCATTCGATCTTCCTGAAACTGGTTCAACTCTGTGAACAACTTCGTGGGATGGTTCGGGCTCAATCCTACTTGGCGGGTGGTTCTGATTCCGGAGTTGGGTTATCGCCAcctgttgtgcctgtaacatctcAAAGATCACCCGCAAGTTGATTCCACCATCTTCGGCGGCGTGTGTGCTTTATGCGATCGATCGAACATCCCTACGGATGCTATCCTCAAGATCGGTGGGCAAATTTGCTTTGATGTCCAGATGCGAGATAATGTCGGTTGGATCTACTGCCGGGACTCTGTCAAGGTCAACCAGGGGCATGTCGTTCCCGGGTGCTACATTGTCGTTTTTGGCATGGTGACGGTATCATTGTCAACATGTAGGGATGCTGATTGGGAGTTCGACATTTTTATCCTGAAATCagagacacttcaaagaacaagtatAAAATAGAGTGTGTGATAGAAATTTGtatcaaataaccactattaaccttagcctcacggtgggcaccaaactatttaccctcaaaatcggataacaattgaatttgtaagtgattttaaggatacgtggattAAATTGACACAAAACGATAAAATTAAATTGTAATTGAAAATAAAGTATGATAAAGTAAATTCCAACCACACGAATAGAACAGTAATAGCCAGTCATATATATAGAGCTGATAAGTTTCTACGGAGGCCAGAAGAGGATATAGCATCAACATAAAAAGCACTTATATGTCCAAGAACATGCAAAAGCTGGCAATGGAGATAAATTGCATTTTTAAATTACTCTAGAATAAAAAAACTAACTTATTAAATTACTAGGTTCAAATCAGGGGTGTGCATTAGAGTCTTTCGACCTGCTGTCCTCAGAGGAAGGCCTTGTCTCTCCTTGTGGTTGTCGAATTTCTTCAATCATTCTAACCACTTGTCCCATACTAGGTCTCATATCAGGCACCTTTGCTACACAAGCAAGTCCTATCTGAAGCATCTGCACCATCTCTTCTTCAATATTCTGGTACTTCAACAGCTCTACGTCGAAAACTTCAGCAGTCCATTCCTCTCTAACAACGGACCGTACCCACCTGGGCAAGTCAACTACCTCATCATGTCCTGATAATGGGATAGGGGATTTGGCTGTCAGCATTTCAAGGAGCAACACTCCGAAGCTATAAACATCGGATTTTTGTGTTCCTTTCCGCGTTTCAATCACTTCTGGAGCACGGTAACCAGCACACCTATACTTAAATGGTATGTAGTTCATTAGAGGTGTTAAGCCAAAATCAGAAATGCATCCGTCTTGGTCTCTTGTGAGAAGTACATTGGAGGACTTAATGTTCCCATGAGTAAATTTGACACCACCTTCAGTGTGGATGTGGGCAATTCCTTTCGCTGCTCCTagagatatcttcaatcttgtaTCCCAGTCTAGTGGAGTTCTTCCAATACCTCTATTACCTGTACTCGTTATCAAGATTATGTAAAATTAAAGCAAAAAGTTTGAATCATTACTGATAATAAAAAATCAAAGCTTTAAGTAAATTGTACCATGTAAGGCGGCTGACAAGCTACCAGCAGGCATGTATTCAGTAACAAGAAGTTTCTCATCCTTGGAATAATAATATGCACGGAGTGGGACAATATTAGGGTGCCTCCCAACCCTTCCAACAATCTCCATATGTTGTTCAAACTCCTTTTTAGCAGCACCTACTTCCCTCAGCCGTTTCACCACCACAATCGTCGCCTCATCCAAGACAGCTTTGTAAGCTGTTCCGTAACTCCCTTTACCAAGAACCTCTGCAGAAGCCCTAAGAAGATCCTCCAGATTGAAGCTATAAGCGCAACCTTCAAAGAATACCAACTTGTTCTTCTCAGCATCTGGCACCCCACTTCCAAAATCCTCAGTCTTCTCGCTCCTTCCCCCATTAGCCAGTGCCACCTTTTCTTTAATCGTGCTAGTGTTGTCACTTACTTTCTTTTTCAAACAGCAGAAGGAGATaactaaaactagaagaaaaatcaGCGAAGAAGCCACAACTGCAATGGCAATGATGGTTCCAGTACTTAGTTTCTTAGAGGTGACAGTCTTTGGTCTTTCAGGTGGAGATAAGCTATCTGCTGCTGGAGAAGGTGATGGAGAATTCAAAGAACAGCTAATTAGAGGTGTCCCACATAAGCGAGAGTTTCCCACGAATGATGAAAGTGGAAACTTCTGGAGGGAGTTCGGAACTGAGCCATTTAGCATGTTGTAACTCAAATTCAAGAGATTTAACTTGAGGGTGTCAAGGCTGGGGATTTCTCCTGTCAATGAATTGAACTGTAGGTTCAACACAGATAATCGCGACAAGCTCTTGATCGTGGTGGGAATTTTTCCAGTAAACGAGTTGAACGATAGATCTAGTACACCAAGTCGAGGAGATAAAGAAACAGGAATATCACCAGAGAAGTTATTATGCTGAAGGTAGACAGATTGAAGGGAAGGGATCGAAAGGAGATCAGAAGGAAGACTTCCATTAAGATAATTGGCTCTTAGACTTAGGACTTTAAGAGCGTCTAGCTTGCCTATACTGTTGGCCGGTATAGGACCAAAAAGTCCAACAGCAGGTAGATGGATTGCAATGACTCTGGTTCCATCTTTGTTACAAGTGACACCGGCCCAAGAGTAGCAAATAGGGAGCGCCAAATTCCAGTTGAGTTTTCTGATAtgaggaacagagtttgcaaactcGAGTAGTGCCTGTCTATCGGAATCAAGATCAGctacaacatgaggaaaaattGATAGCAAGGGAATAAGAAAAGCAACAGCAGCCAGTAAAGACTGGA
This sequence is a window from Nicotiana sylvestris chromosome 3, ASM39365v2, whole genome shotgun sequence. Protein-coding genes within it:
- the LOC104212828 gene encoding probable inactive receptor kinase At5g58300 isoform X2 codes for the protein MFASQISKNIMKLQSLLAAVAFLIPLLSIFPHVVADLDSDRQALLEFANSVPHIRKLNWNLALPICYSWAGVTCNKDGTRVIAIHLPAVGLFGPIPANSIGKLDALKVLSLRANYLNGSLPSDLLSIPSLQSVYLQHNNFSGDIPVSLSPRLGVLDLSFNSFTGKIPTTIKSLSRLSVLNLQFNSLTGEIPSLDTLKLNLLNLSYNMLNGSVPNSLQKFPLSSFVGNSRLCGTPLISCSLNSPSPSPAADSLSPPERPKTVTSKKLSTGTIIAIAVVASSLIFLLVLVISFCCLKKKVSDNTSTIKEKVALANGGRSEKTEDFGSGVPDAEKNKLVFFEGCAYSFNLEDLLRASAEVLGKGSYGTAYKAVLDEATIVVVKRLREVGAAKKEFEQHMEIVGRVGRHPNIVPLRAYYYSKDEKLLVTEYMPAGSLSAALHGNRGIGRTPLDWDTRLKISLGAAKGIAHIHTEGGVKFTHGNIKSSNVLLTRDQDGCISDFGLTPLMNYIPFKYRCAGYRAPEVIETRKGTQKSDVYSFGVLLLEMLTAKSPIPLSGHDEVVDLPRWVRSVVREEWTAEVFDVELLKYQNIEEEMVQMLQIGLACVAKVPDMRPSMGQVVRMIEEIRQPQGETRPSSEDSRSKDSNAHP
- the LOC104212828 gene encoding probable inactive receptor kinase At5g58300 isoform X1 → MHIISRQVTFEDSINFHIASSLECLIFRTKMAKGLLPPRGLEPANSVSCSSKSLHREARSEGLRQLESCFSMFASQISKNIMKLQSLLAAVAFLIPLLSIFPHVVADLDSDRQALLEFANSVPHIRKLNWNLALPICYSWAGVTCNKDGTRVIAIHLPAVGLFGPIPANSIGKLDALKVLSLRANYLNGSLPSDLLSIPSLQSVYLQHNNFSGDIPVSLSPRLGVLDLSFNSFTGKIPTTIKSLSRLSVLNLQFNSLTGEIPSLDTLKLNLLNLSYNMLNGSVPNSLQKFPLSSFVGNSRLCGTPLISCSLNSPSPSPAADSLSPPERPKTVTSKKLSTGTIIAIAVVASSLIFLLVLVISFCCLKKKVSDNTSTIKEKVALANGGRSEKTEDFGSGVPDAEKNKLVFFEGCAYSFNLEDLLRASAEVLGKGSYGTAYKAVLDEATIVVVKRLREVGAAKKEFEQHMEIVGRVGRHPNIVPLRAYYYSKDEKLLVTEYMPAGSLSAALHGNRGIGRTPLDWDTRLKISLGAAKGIAHIHTEGGVKFTHGNIKSSNVLLTRDQDGCISDFGLTPLMNYIPFKYRCAGYRAPEVIETRKGTQKSDVYSFGVLLLEMLTAKSPIPLSGHDEVVDLPRWVRSVVREEWTAEVFDVELLKYQNIEEEMVQMLQIGLACVAKVPDMRPSMGQVVRMIEEIRQPQGETRPSSEDSRSKDSNAHP